Proteins from one Carassius auratus strain Wakin linkage group LG28B, ASM336829v1, whole genome shotgun sequence genomic window:
- the LOC113067470 gene encoding cold shock domain-containing protein C2-like produces the protein MAEPELSPAADPSLRSPRSAPLSLSFPFLREGSRVWERAALQPGELPSPLPTKRTRTYSATVRANAGPVFKGVCKNFSRSKGHGYIRPAHGGEDIFVHISDIEGEYVPVEGDEVTYKVCPVPPKNLKVQAVEVIITHLKPGTKHETWSGQIISS, from the exons ATGGCGGAACCGGAGCTGTCGCCCGCGGCGGACCCGTCTCTGCGATCCCCGCGCTCGGCCCCGCTGTCCCTGTCGTTCCCGTTCCTGAGAGAAGGCAGCCGTGTTTGGGAACGAGCCGCACTGCAGCCCGGGGAGTTACCGAGTCCCCTGCCCACCAAACGCACGCGCACTTACTCCGC gACTGTTCGTGCAAACGCAGGTCCCGTCTTTAAGGGCGTGTGTAAAAACTTCTCGCGGTCGAAGGGTCACGGCTACATCAGACCAGCTCACGGTGGAGAGGACATCTTCGTACACATCTCAGA taTTGAAGGAGAGTATGTCCCTGTGGAGGGAGACGAGGTCACATACAAGGTCTGTCCAGTCCCACCCAAGAACCTGAAGGTCCAGGCCGTGGAGGTGATCATCACGCACCTCAAACCAGGAACCAAACACGAGACCTGGTCGGGCCAGATCATCAGCTCCTAG